One genomic segment of Planctomycetota bacterium includes these proteins:
- a CDS encoding AAA family ATPase has translation MGQADGAGRAGGVGAAVDAAPHSRTPGPVAASRAPPRRSGPQSDPTRRRPASPSAPACGEYDLPEADRAQRRCVYPERQGPGRLIEHEGANGMIEITVEKSMATAVTPTRRVCEVAAMFGLGVDAQREIRIVPRATLRLAPAQVIFITGASGGGKTTLLRLLAAALASRDDGRVIDFAAADDAADEPLVESLGDTLEEAVRYLSLAGLNDAFVMLRRPRELSDGQRYRLRLAQSMREAERASPAALTVVLADEFGATLDRTTAQIIARNVRKWTVRSGVCFVAATTHDDLLEALEPDVLVVQHPGEAMQVLTRTETP, from the coding sequence ATGGGCCAAGCCGATGGCGCAGGTCGGGCTGGCGGTGTGGGTGCGGCGGTGGACGCTGCGCCGCACAGCCGGACACCTGGGCCTGTCGCTGCATCACGTGCGCCGCCACGTCGAAGCGGTCCGCAGTCTGATCCAACACGACGTCGCCCCGCCTCGCCGTCGGCCCCGGCGTGCGGCGAGTATGACCTCCCCGAAGCCGACCGCGCGCAGCGGCGATGCGTTTATCCAGAGCGTCAGGGCCCTGGCCGTCTGATCGAACACGAAGGAGCGAACGGGATGATCGAGATCACCGTCGAAAAGTCGATGGCCACCGCCGTCACGCCCACGCGGCGCGTCTGCGAGGTCGCCGCCATGTTCGGCCTCGGCGTCGACGCGCAGCGCGAAATCCGCATCGTCCCGCGCGCGACCCTGCGCCTCGCGCCCGCGCAGGTCATCTTCATCACCGGCGCCTCCGGCGGCGGCAAGACGACATTGCTGCGCCTCCTCGCCGCCGCGCTGGCGTCCCGCGACGATGGGCGCGTCATCGACTTCGCCGCGGCGGACGACGCCGCGGACGAACCGCTTGTCGAATCACTCGGCGACACGCTCGAGGAAGCGGTGCGATACCTCTCGCTGGCGGGCCTCAACGACGCGTTCGTCATGTTGCGCCGCCCGCGCGAACTGTCCGACGGCCAGCGCTACCGCCTTCGTCTCGCTCAGTCGATGCGCGAAGCGGAACGCGCGTCGCCGGCGGCGCTGACGGTCGTACTCGCGGATGAGTTCGGCGCGACGCTCGATCGCACCACCGCGCAGATCATCGCGCGCAACGTGCGGAAGTGGACGGTGCGCAGCGGCGTGTGTTTCGTCGCCGCCACGACACATGACGACTTACTGGAGGCGCTGGAGCCGGACGTGCTCGTCGTGCAGCACCCGGGCGAGGCGATGCAAGTGCTCACGCGGACGGAAACACCATAA
- a CDS encoding 4Fe-4S dicluster domain-containing protein, with protein sequence MSHYIGETCIGTKDTACVDVCPVDCIHPTKDEPDFETQEQLFIDPDTCIDCGLCVDECPVKAIFPEEDLPEEWKSYIQKNVDYYANK encoded by the coding sequence ATGTCCCACTACATCGGCGAAACTTGCATCGGCACGAAGGACACCGCCTGCGTGGATGTGTGCCCGGTCGACTGCATTCATCCGACCAAGGATGAGCCCGACTTCGAAACACAGGAACAGCTTTTCATCGACCCCGACACCTGCATCGACTGCGGCCTGTGCGTCGACGAATGCCCGGTCAAGGCGATCTTCCCCGAAGAGGACCTGCCCGAAGAATGGAAGTCCTACATCCAGAAGAACGTCGACTATTACGCCAACAAGTAA
- a CDS encoding 2,3-bisphosphoglycerate-independent phosphoglycerate mutase has product MSQSLHTPVVVIVRDGWGTNPHPEHDKFNAVKLANTPRCDQLRERYPWTLIHTSGEDVGLPEGTMGNSEVGHQNIGAGRIVDQESVRITKAIRTGEFFDNKPAREAVERAKKAGKTVHLMGLASDAGVHALMDHLYGCLALCKKVGHEKVVIHAFTDGRDTGPYTGKGFIERIDAECKRQGVGCIVSICGRYYAMDRDNRWERVKRAYDMLTGRNDKLPTFDSPAAAMQDYYDHPTNNSQQGDEFITPRVVGSDVAATRISDGDSVIFYNYRGDRPREITRAFVMPEFYGQVKPSPDSGEKGFDRGPKLDLFYVTMTAYEEALGQWVHVAFPKPPKMSDIGGEWIAKHNLKQFRCAETEKFPHVTFFFNDYRDEPFAGEDRVIVQSPKVATYDLQPEMSAAGVRDAVLEALDRDYALIIVNFANGDMVGHTGKLDAAIKAVQTVDQCVGAITDKTLAKGGSLIITADHGNAEQMFDPQTNAPHTAHTTYDVECILVSPKLAGSRVELTKGGRLADIIPTAFKLMGLPQPPAMTGQSLLP; this is encoded by the coding sequence ATGAGCCAGTCACTGCACACGCCCGTCGTCGTCATCGTCCGTGACGGATGGGGCACGAACCCGCATCCCGAGCACGACAAGTTCAACGCCGTCAAACTCGCTAACACGCCGCGCTGCGATCAGTTGCGCGAACGTTATCCCTGGACGCTCATCCACACCTCCGGCGAAGACGTCGGCCTGCCCGAAGGCACCATGGGCAACTCGGAAGTGGGCCATCAGAACATCGGCGCCGGTCGCATCGTCGATCAGGAATCCGTCCGAATCACCAAGGCGATCCGCACCGGCGAGTTCTTCGACAACAAGCCCGCCCGCGAAGCCGTCGAACGTGCCAAGAAGGCGGGCAAAACGGTTCATCTGATGGGCCTCGCCTCCGATGCGGGCGTGCATGCGCTGATGGATCATCTTTACGGCTGCCTCGCCCTCTGCAAAAAAGTCGGGCATGAAAAAGTCGTGATCCACGCCTTCACCGACGGCCGCGACACCGGCCCGTACACCGGCAAGGGCTTCATCGAGCGCATCGACGCCGAGTGCAAACGGCAGGGCGTCGGATGCATCGTGAGCATCTGCGGGCGATATTACGCCATGGACCGCGACAATCGTTGGGAGCGCGTCAAGCGCGCTTACGACATGCTGACCGGCCGCAACGACAAGCTGCCGACCTTCGATTCGCCCGCCGCCGCCATGCAGGACTATTACGATCACCCGACCAACAACTCCCAGCAGGGCGACGAGTTCATCACGCCGCGCGTCGTTGGTTCCGACGTCGCCGCGACCCGCATCAGCGATGGCGACTCCGTCATCTTCTACAACTACCGCGGCGACCGTCCGCGCGAGATCACCCGTGCGTTCGTCATGCCCGAGTTCTACGGCCAGGTCAAACCCTCGCCCGACTCGGGCGAGAAGGGCTTCGATCGCGGGCCCAAGCTTGATCTCTTCTACGTGACGATGACGGCGTACGAAGAGGCGCTGGGGCAGTGGGTCCATGTCGCCTTCCCGAAGCCGCCGAAGATGAGCGACATCGGCGGCGAGTGGATCGCCAAGCACAACCTAAAGCAGTTCCGCTGCGCTGAGACGGAAAAGTTCCCGCATGTGACGTTCTTCTTCAACGACTATCGCGACGAGCCGTTCGCCGGCGAGGACCGCGTCATCGTGCAGAGCCCGAAGGTCGCCACGTATGACCTGCAGCCCGAGATGAGTGCCGCCGGCGTGCGCGACGCGGTGCTCGAAGCGCTCGACCGCGATTACGCCCTGATCATCGTCAACTTCGCCAACGGCGACATGGTCGGCCACACCGGCAAACTCGACGCCGCCATCAAGGCCGTCCAAACCGTCGACCAGTGCGTCGGCGCCATCACCGACAAAACCCTCGCCAAAGGCGGGTCGCTGATCATCACCGCCGACCACGGCAACGCCGAGCAGATGTTCGACCCGCAAACCAACGCCCCACACACCGCGCACACCACCTATGACGTCGAATGCATCCTCGTCAGCCCGAAGCTCGCCGGGTCGAGAGTCGAACTGACCAAAGGCGGCCGCCTCGCCGACATCATCCCGACGGCGTTCAAACTGATGGGCCTCCCCCAGCCGCCGGCCATGACGGGTCAGTCGCTTTTGCCCTGA
- a CDS encoding glycosyltransferase — MRFDLPPIWLVTLWALWVCQAVWCWWNVGRFRRRLAQQVGRAPHRKRHRDLPAVIIVPVKGVDDHFAEHVRGLMHQGYFDYRLLFVTQSADEPAHVALADLIAGAPRAEGLQGVDLITAGVAQRGGQKVHNQLAALRTLDDTEAVIVFADADAVPDDDWLESMVIAAQKERMGAATGYRWFIPADDAFASRLASVLNSSAATMLGPAYRNHAWGGAMAIKRSLMTECKLVEHFDGALSDDYQLTRAVRSIGRRVYFMSRGMAASPAKFTWARLIEFARRQYRITRIYAPWTWLGVLAILSLYLAGWVSAIAGLFAGMGDALVAIALVMTFDIARGFERRRVVRALFGDETARRLAGALRLDIFSTPLWMALHWLIVLSTALGRRITWAGIRYHMRGRRDVRIEGRDEPARPG, encoded by the coding sequence ATGCGATTTGATCTCCCGCCAATCTGGCTCGTCACGCTGTGGGCCCTGTGGGTTTGCCAGGCGGTCTGGTGCTGGTGGAATGTCGGGCGGTTTCGGCGGCGGCTGGCGCAGCAGGTGGGCCGCGCCCCGCATCGCAAGCGGCATCGCGACCTGCCCGCCGTGATCATCGTGCCCGTCAAGGGCGTCGATGACCACTTCGCCGAGCACGTCCGGGGCCTCATGCACCAGGGCTATTTCGACTATCGCCTCCTCTTCGTCACGCAGTCCGCCGACGAACCGGCCCATGTCGCGCTCGCCGACCTGATCGCCGGCGCGCCTCGGGCGGAGGGCCTGCAAGGCGTCGATCTCATCACCGCCGGCGTCGCACAGCGCGGCGGACAGAAGGTGCACAATCAGCTTGCCGCGCTGCGGACGCTCGATGACACCGAAGCGGTGATCGTCTTCGCCGACGCCGACGCGGTGCCGGATGATGATTGGCTCGAGTCGATGGTTATCGCCGCTCAGAAGGAGCGCATGGGCGCCGCGACGGGCTATCGATGGTTCATTCCCGCCGATGACGCCTTCGCCAGTCGCCTCGCGAGCGTGCTCAACTCCTCCGCCGCCACGATGCTCGGCCCGGCATACCGCAATCACGCCTGGGGCGGGGCCATGGCGATCAAGCGATCGCTCATGACCGAGTGCAAACTCGTCGAACATTTTGACGGCGCCCTGAGCGATGACTATCAGCTCACGCGGGCAGTGCGGTCGATCGGTCGGCGTGTGTATTTCATGTCGCGCGGCATGGCCGCCTCGCCGGCCAAGTTCACATGGGCCCGGCTCATCGAATTCGCCCGCCGGCAGTACCGCATCACGCGCATCTACGCCCCGTGGACCTGGCTGGGCGTCTTGGCGATTCTCTCGCTCTATCTCGCCGGCTGGGTCAGCGCGATCGCCGGTCTGTTCGCCGGGATGGGCGACGCCCTTGTCGCCATCGCGCTGGTCATGACCTTCGACATCGCCCGCGGGTTTGAACGGCGGCGCGTCGTGCGGGCCCTCTTCGGCGACGAAACCGCCCGCCGCCTCGCCGGGGCGCTGCGGCTTGATATCTTCTCGACGCCCCTGTGGATGGCGCTGCACTGGCTGATCGTGCTCAGCACGGCATTGGGCCGGCGAATCACATGGGCGGGCATTCGCTACCACATGCGGGGCCGGCGGGATGTGCGGATCGAAGGGCGTGACGAACCGGCTCGGCCGGGCTAA
- a CDS encoding phage portal protein, protein MLQTATTIENHPLDEQLVAMLIRDHCSHTRPALERLWDYYRNDLDFDFADDKRPYRAAQQQGLPWRLTRTGPAPARPFDADGARREIVIENDIGWRVHTLVDFMFGKSVHIQSRAADPQRAQLIERVLNATFEANGGVCFLQDMALLGGVYGYVDVLLRTDRLPRHISSDGTGMGASAPDQPASEPEPHERAVRFASQLVLETVEAPRAIPVLDPADYRKLVGYILHYTQALNEVDHTSLLSRLVDAGGHPRARQATMEVTEIWTDRGVWTYHDHELVAHTPHRLGVLPVVHMQNLPQPFFYEGLSEVEPLIPLQDELNTRLSDRANRVTMQSFKMYLGKGIDNFVERPIGPGQMWQTDNPEASIETFGGDGESPSEEAHINEIREAMDKTSAVTAVAAGLLRNKVGNLTSENALRIVMMGLLARTQKKRVTYGKGIERVCEMVLRAMHTAGVLRTSDDERRVTLHWPSPLPEDQAQRLAEAKLKLDIGVPREQVLAELGYGATCGAAG, encoded by the coding sequence ATGCTTCAGACCGCGACGACGATTGAAAATCATCCGCTCGACGAACAGCTCGTGGCCATGCTCATCCGCGACCACTGCTCGCACACGCGGCCGGCGCTCGAGCGGCTCTGGGACTACTACCGCAATGACCTGGACTTCGATTTCGCGGATGACAAGCGGCCGTACCGCGCGGCGCAGCAGCAGGGGCTGCCCTGGCGTTTGACGCGCACCGGCCCCGCACCGGCCCGGCCCTTCGACGCCGACGGCGCTCGCCGTGAGATCGTCATCGAAAACGACATCGGCTGGCGCGTGCATACGCTCGTCGACTTCATGTTCGGCAAGAGCGTGCACATCCAGTCCCGCGCCGCCGACCCGCAGCGCGCCCAACTCATCGAACGCGTCCTCAATGCGACATTCGAAGCCAACGGCGGCGTGTGCTTCCTGCAGGACATGGCGCTGCTCGGCGGGGTGTACGGCTACGTCGATGTGCTCCTGCGAACCGATCGACTCCCTCGTCACATTTCTTCCGACGGGACCGGCATGGGGGCCTCCGCCCCGGATCAACCCGCGTCTGAACCCGAACCCCACGAGCGAGCCGTCCGTTTCGCCTCGCAACTGGTGCTTGAGACGGTCGAGGCGCCGCGGGCGATCCCCGTGCTGGACCCGGCGGATTACCGCAAACTCGTCGGCTACATCCTCCACTACACGCAGGCGCTCAACGAAGTGGACCACACCTCCTTGCTCAGTCGGCTGGTCGATGCCGGCGGTCACCCCCGCGCCCGGCAGGCGACGATGGAGGTGACCGAAATCTGGACGGACCGCGGCGTGTGGACCTATCACGATCACGAACTCGTCGCGCATACGCCGCATCGGCTCGGCGTGCTGCCGGTGGTGCATATGCAGAATCTGCCGCAGCCGTTCTTTTACGAAGGGCTCAGCGAAGTCGAGCCGCTGATTCCTTTGCAGGATGAACTGAACACGCGGCTGAGCGACCGGGCCAATCGCGTCACCATGCAGTCGTTCAAGATGTACCTGGGCAAAGGCATCGACAACTTCGTCGAACGCCCGATCGGCCCGGGGCAGATGTGGCAGACCGACAACCCCGAGGCGTCGATCGAAACCTTCGGCGGCGACGGCGAAAGCCCCTCCGAAGAAGCGCACATCAACGAGATTCGCGAAGCGATGGACAAGACCAGCGCGGTGACGGCCGTCGCCGCGGGGCTGCTGCGCAACAAGGTGGGCAACCTCACCAGCGAGAACGCGCTGCGCATTGTCATGATGGGCCTGCTCGCCCGGACGCAGAAGAAGCGCGTCACCTACGGCAAGGGCATCGAGCGGGTGTGCGAGATGGTGCTGCGGGCCATGCACACGGCGGGCGTGCTGCGGACAAGCGACGACGAACGCCGCGTCACGCTGCACTGGCCCAGCCCGCTGCCGGAGGACCAGGCGCAGCGGCTCGCGGAAGCGAAGCTCAAGCTCGACATCGGCGTGCCGCGCGAGCAGGTGCTTGCGGAGCTGGGGTACGGCGCGACGTGCGGCGCGGCGGGTTAA